Part of the Xylanivirga thermophila genome, GAATAATACTTAAATCTTTAAAAGAACAGTCAGAGGAAAAGACTGTAATATTAGTTTCTCATAGAACTTCAACTTTAGGCATTGCAGATCAAAAATATCATGTAGAAAGTAAGCGGGTGAGTTAAATGAAGGCTATATTTATAATTTTAGGATTTTTATTTACAATTATAGGTGTGATTGGGATAATATTACCCATATTGCCAACAACACCATTTTTACTAATAGCATCTTTTTGTTTTATGAAGGGATCGGACAAATTAAATAATTGGTTTAAATCCACAAAGTTATATAAGAACAATTTGGAATCTTTTAATAAGAATAGGAGTATGACATTTAAGACTAAGGCAGTTATACTGGGATTTGCTACTATAATGTTA contains:
- a CDS encoding YbaN family protein; protein product: MKAIFIILGFLFTIIGVIGIILPILPTTPFLLIASFCFMKGSDKLNNWFKSTKLYKNNLESFNKNRSMTFKTKAVILGFATIMLLIPFITVPVLPMRIFIIVLIILKYYFFIFKIKTVKPEKKRKTVLVEE